The proteins below come from a single Piscinibacter gummiphilus genomic window:
- a CDS encoding N-acetyltransferase: MSSPSSHDNAPFIHRLADCQSTAIGPGSKVWQFTVVLPGARIGANCNINSHCFVENDVTIGDDVTVKCGNYLWDGITLEDKVFVGPNVTFSNDRYPRSKQYPEAFDRTVVKKGASIGAGAVILPGLVIGAGALIGAGAVVVKDVPPNSVVRGDYARNVYLAKKS; the protein is encoded by the coding sequence ATGAGCAGCCCCTCGTCCCACGACAACGCGCCTTTCATCCACCGGCTGGCCGATTGCCAGAGCACGGCCATCGGCCCGGGCTCCAAGGTGTGGCAGTTCACGGTCGTGCTGCCCGGCGCGCGCATCGGCGCCAACTGCAACATCAACAGCCACTGCTTCGTCGAGAACGACGTCACGATCGGTGACGACGTGACCGTGAAGTGCGGCAACTACCTCTGGGACGGCATCACCCTCGAAGACAAGGTCTTCGTCGGCCCCAACGTCACCTTCTCCAACGACCGCTATCCACGCAGCAAGCAGTACCCCGAGGCCTTCGACCGCACGGTCGTGAAGAAGGGCGCCTCGATCGGTGCGGGTGCCGTCATCCTGCCCGGCCTCGTGATCGGGGCGGGCGCGCTGATCGGCGCCGGGGCCGTGGTCGTGAAGGACGTGCCGCCGAATTCGGTGGTGCGCGGCGACTACGCCCGCAATGTCTACCTCGCCAAGAAGAGCTGA
- a CDS encoding DegT/DnrJ/EryC1/StrS family aminotransferase codes for MTHPSVPFLDLKAVQMTQRDELRAAFDRVLDSGWYILGQEVAQFEAEYAAWCGAAHCIGVANGLDALTLALRAMGVEAGDEVIVPSNTYIATWLAVSHIGAVPVPVEPDPLTFNLDPARIEAAITPKTKVILPVHLYGQAAEMAPILAVARQHGLRVLEDGAQAHGARVQGQRVGAHGDAVAWSFYPGKNLGALGDGGAVTTSDPQIAERLRVLRNYGSRVKYHNEVIGYNSRLDELQAALLRAKLPALQGQNERRAAIAQRYLQGLAGLGLSLPFVPPGHEPVWHLFVVRHPRRDELAQGLAALGVHTMIHYPVAPHLQPAYASLGMKAGSLPISEAMHAQVLSLPIGPTQTDAQTDQVIAAVREVAHRLHKLAA; via the coding sequence ATGACCCACCCGAGCGTTCCCTTCCTCGACCTCAAGGCCGTGCAGATGACGCAGCGCGACGAGTTGCGCGCCGCGTTCGACCGCGTGCTCGATTCCGGCTGGTACATCCTCGGCCAGGAGGTTGCGCAGTTTGAGGCCGAATACGCCGCCTGGTGCGGTGCCGCGCATTGCATCGGCGTGGCCAACGGGCTCGACGCGCTCACGCTCGCGCTGCGCGCGATGGGCGTGGAAGCCGGCGACGAGGTCATCGTGCCGTCGAACACCTACATCGCCACCTGGCTGGCCGTGAGCCACATCGGTGCCGTGCCGGTGCCGGTGGAGCCCGATCCGCTCACCTTCAACCTCGACCCCGCGCGCATCGAAGCGGCGATCACGCCCAAGACCAAGGTGATCCTCCCGGTGCACCTCTACGGCCAGGCGGCCGAGATGGCGCCCATCCTCGCGGTGGCGCGCCAGCATGGCCTGCGTGTGCTCGAAGACGGTGCCCAGGCGCACGGTGCAAGGGTCCAGGGCCAGCGCGTCGGTGCGCACGGCGACGCAGTGGCGTGGAGCTTCTACCCCGGCAAGAACCTCGGCGCTTTGGGCGACGGCGGTGCCGTGACGACCAGCGACCCACAGATCGCCGAGCGGCTGCGCGTGCTGCGCAACTACGGCTCGCGCGTGAAGTACCACAACGAAGTCATCGGCTACAACTCGCGGCTCGACGAGCTGCAGGCCGCGCTGCTGCGCGCCAAGCTGCCGGCGCTGCAAGGCCAGAACGAGCGCCGCGCGGCCATCGCGCAGCGCTACCTGCAAGGCCTTGCGGGCCTCGGCCTTTCTTTGCCCTTCGTGCCGCCGGGCCACGAGCCGGTGTGGCACCTCTTCGTGGTGCGCCACCCGAGGCGAGACGAGCTGGCCCAGGGCCTGGCCGCGCTCGGCGTGCACACGATGATCCATTACCCGGTGGCGCCGCACCTGCAGCCTGCCTATGCCTCGCTCGGCATGAAGGCCGGCAGCCTGCCGATCTCGGAGGCCATGCATGCACAGGTGCTGAGCCTGCCCATCGGCCCCACGCAGACCGACGCGCAGACCGACCAGGTGATCGCCGCCGTGCGCGAGGTCGCGCACCGCCTGCACAAGCTCGCTGCCTGA
- a CDS encoding glycosyltransferase has translation MQITTLIPAYKEAYLPELLQCLRSQSHKAGKIIFSDDSPGGIYRATLFSDELAPLRQGLEIECVEGPRKGGGYANMLHLLKVWNARTELLHLLLDDDVIYPEFYERHLIAHASVKLSCSVSRRWSADEQGRPLKSDLPLPPAVARHPNRLLTLDAGVVFATTAIEGKNWLGEFSNAVFHADTLPALLHPSFGTVSYAGLWDLGAFMAASLVGPVGYVHEHLGYFRTGPAGNSSKFFGPYMKSAFLGYVALVMGGAEIGRYTPEQARAAYGRLGPVLAQYYGSQDDMKPFIALMPALAQGDALAEASFRELWKAFLRTHDF, from the coding sequence ATGCAGATCACCACGCTCATCCCGGCCTACAAAGAGGCCTACCTGCCCGAGCTGCTGCAGTGCCTGCGCTCGCAGTCGCACAAGGCCGGCAAGATCATCTTCTCCGACGACAGCCCGGGTGGCATCTACCGCGCCACGCTGTTCAGTGACGAGCTGGCGCCGCTGCGCCAGGGGCTCGAAATCGAATGCGTCGAAGGCCCGCGCAAGGGCGGCGGCTACGCCAACATGCTGCACCTCTTGAAGGTGTGGAACGCCCGCACCGAGCTGCTGCACCTGCTGCTCGACGACGACGTGATCTACCCCGAGTTCTACGAGCGCCACCTGATTGCGCATGCGTCGGTGAAGCTGAGCTGCTCGGTGAGCCGCCGCTGGTCGGCCGACGAGCAGGGCCGCCCGCTCAAGAGCGACCTGCCGCTGCCGCCCGCCGTGGCGCGCCACCCCAACCGCCTGCTCACGCTCGATGCCGGCGTGGTGTTTGCCACCACCGCCATCGAAGGCAAGAACTGGCTGGGCGAGTTCTCCAACGCCGTCTTCCATGCCGACACGCTGCCCGCGCTGCTCCACCCGAGCTTCGGCACCGTGTCGTATGCGGGCCTGTGGGACCTGGGCGCCTTCATGGCTGCAAGCCTCGTCGGGCCGGTGGGCTACGTTCATGAGCACCTGGGCTACTTCCGCACCGGGCCGGCGGGCAATTCGTCGAAGTTCTTCGGCCCCTACATGAAGAGCGCCTTCCTCGGCTACGTGGCGCTCGTGATGGGCGGTGCCGAGATCGGCCGCTACACGCCCGAGCAGGCGCGCGCCGCCTATGGCCGCCTGGGCCCGGTGCTCGCGCAGTACTACGGCAGCCAGGACGACATGAAGCCCTTCATCGCGCTGATGCCGGCGCTCGCGCAAGGCGATGCGCTCGCCGAGGCCAGCTTCCGCGAGCTGTGGAAGGCCTTCCTGCGCACGCACGACTTCTGA
- the arsA gene encoding arsenical pump-driving ATPase, producing the protein MTHPLEIKVLGSGCSKCRSTVGLIERTAADAGIEIDLTKVETPEEIRRYGVHATPAVVIASEVVHSGGIPSHEAVQAWFRRAAVGFLQRPTRHLFFTGKGGVGKTSLSTAAALTLADAGKKVLLVSTDAASNLDEMLGIELRNTPVPVPGAAGLSVLNIDPDAAAESYRQRVLAQMAHGTPDEELAKVREQLSGACTTEIASFDEFSSLLSDGAEGWDHIVFDTAPTGHTLRLLSLPKAWTGFLAGNDRGASCLGPHSGLKMQEARFNAALAALSDPALTTVILVTRPDRGAINEAARTSLELHELGLDNQRLAVNGVFHAIDRRDAVACAIEDLGRRALDAMPEALRRLPLDQVPLRAFDMVGLPALRALLMPSHAALAAPALVEDRSLALPDLGALADELAASERGVVMVMGKGGVGKTTIAAALAIGLVQRGKTVHLSTTDPAAHLASTLEGELPGLKVSRIDPKVETQRYIDKIMAARSPQLDAQEQALLLEDLQSPCTEEVAVFHAFSRLVAEGRSAFVVLDTAPTGHSMLLMDATGAYHRQMTREFEGHGATRVVTPLMRLQDAAYTKIVLVTLPEVTPVSQAAALQEDLRRASIEPYAWVLNKSLSGAGTHDPLLSARLAQERRQIDRISAGLAQRLYALPWLPVPPAGLAALSKLVDAEGAREPVSGTA; encoded by the coding sequence ATGACCCATCCACTTGAAATCAAAGTGCTCGGATCGGGCTGCAGCAAGTGCCGCAGCACGGTTGGCCTCATCGAACGTACCGCTGCAGACGCTGGCATCGAGATCGACCTGACGAAGGTCGAGACGCCCGAGGAGATCAGGCGTTACGGCGTGCACGCCACGCCCGCCGTCGTGATCGCCAGTGAGGTGGTGCACAGCGGCGGCATCCCGTCGCACGAGGCGGTGCAGGCCTGGTTCAGGCGTGCGGCGGTCGGCTTCCTGCAGCGGCCGACGCGACATCTCTTCTTCACCGGCAAGGGGGGCGTCGGCAAGACCTCGTTGTCGACCGCCGCAGCGTTGACGCTGGCCGATGCCGGCAAAAAAGTGCTGCTCGTGAGCACCGATGCGGCGTCGAACCTCGACGAGATGCTGGGCATCGAGTTGCGCAACACGCCGGTGCCGGTGCCCGGTGCGGCGGGCCTGTCGGTGCTCAACATCGACCCCGACGCCGCGGCCGAGTCATATCGCCAGCGTGTGCTGGCCCAGATGGCGCACGGCACACCGGACGAAGAGCTTGCGAAGGTGCGCGAGCAGCTGTCGGGCGCGTGCACGACCGAGATCGCGTCGTTCGACGAGTTCTCGTCGCTGTTGTCCGATGGCGCCGAAGGCTGGGACCACATCGTCTTCGACACCGCGCCCACCGGCCACACCCTGCGGCTGCTGAGCCTGCCGAAGGCTTGGACCGGCTTCCTCGCGGGCAACGACCGGGGCGCGTCGTGCCTCGGGCCGCACTCGGGGCTGAAGATGCAGGAGGCACGCTTCAATGCCGCGCTCGCCGCCTTGAGCGACCCGGCGCTGACCACCGTGATCCTGGTGACCCGGCCGGATCGCGGCGCCATCAACGAGGCGGCGCGCACGTCGCTGGAGTTGCACGAACTCGGCCTCGACAACCAGCGCCTCGCGGTCAACGGGGTGTTCCACGCGATCGACCGGCGCGACGCCGTGGCGTGTGCCATCGAAGACCTGGGCCGTCGCGCCCTCGATGCGATGCCCGAGGCGCTGCGCCGATTGCCGCTCGATCAAGTGCCGCTGCGCGCCTTCGACATGGTGGGCCTGCCGGCCTTGCGTGCCTTGCTGATGCCCAGCCACGCAGCGCTGGCGGCGCCCGCGCTGGTGGAAGACCGCTCGCTCGCGCTGCCCGACCTGGGCGCGCTCGCCGATGAGCTGGCCGCCTCGGAGCGGGGCGTGGTCATGGTGATGGGCAAGGGCGGGGTCGGCAAGACGACCATCGCAGCGGCCTTGGCGATCGGCCTGGTGCAGCGGGGCAAGACCGTGCACCTCAGCACCACCGACCCGGCTGCGCACCTCGCCAGCACGCTCGAAGGCGAGCTGCCGGGCCTCAAGGTCAGCCGCATCGACCCGAAGGTGGAGACCCAGCGCTACATCGACAAGATCATGGCGGCCAGGTCACCCCAGCTCGACGCGCAGGAGCAGGCCTTGCTGCTGGAAGACCTGCAGTCGCCCTGCACCGAGGAGGTGGCGGTCTTCCACGCGTTCTCGCGCCTCGTGGCCGAAGGCCGCAGCGCGTTCGTCGTGCTCGACACCGCCCCCACCGGGCACTCGATGCTGCTGATGGATGCCACGGGTGCCTACCACCGCCAGATGACGCGGGAGTTCGAAGGCCATGGCGCCACCCGCGTGGTGACGCCGTTGATGCGGCTGCAGGACGCGGCGTACACGAAGATCGTGCTGGTGACGCTGCCCGAAGTGACGCCGGTGTCGCAAGCCGCGGCGCTGCAGGAGGACCTGCGGCGCGCCAGCATCGAACCCTATGCCTGGGTGCTCAACAAGAGCCTCTCGGGTGCCGGCACGCACGACCCGCTGCTCAGTGCCCGGCTGGCGCAGGAGCGCCGGCAGATCGACCGCATCTCGGCCGGCCTGGCCCAGCGCTTGTACGCGCTGCCTTGGCTGCCGGTGCCGCCCGCAGGGCTTGCGGCACTCTCGAAGCTGGTCGACGCCGAGGGGGCGCGCGAGCCCGTCAGCGGTACTGCGTGA
- a CDS encoding acyltransferase, producing the protein MKTLFERLAARMQKLSPPDLESMVRGFLIQYFFHISDRQRIEVVGEGRKSINLLTPTQFKGHGRIVLSNTAVFGVPRSPGHHGCSYIESRTPTSLIQIGAGTVFNNRAFILSEGASVTFGERVLVGPELHVADSNSHQLDVPNRAKPDDNPRPVVIGDDVFIGSRVTVLKGVRIGRGCIVSAGAVVTSNFVAPDYSVVAGNPARIVGRVPGAPEETSSPATQELAA; encoded by the coding sequence ATGAAGACGCTTTTCGAACGCCTCGCGGCGCGCATGCAGAAGCTGAGCCCGCCCGACCTCGAGTCGATGGTGCGCGGCTTCCTCATCCAGTATTTCTTCCACATCTCCGACCGCCAGCGCATCGAGGTGGTGGGCGAGGGCCGCAAGAGCATCAACCTGCTCACGCCCACGCAGTTCAAGGGCCACGGCCGCATCGTGCTGTCGAACACCGCGGTCTTCGGCGTGCCGCGCTCGCCGGGCCACCATGGCTGCAGCTACATCGAGTCGCGCACGCCGACCTCGCTGATCCAGATCGGCGCCGGCACCGTGTTCAACAACCGTGCGTTCATCCTCTCCGAAGGCGCGAGCGTGACCTTCGGCGAGCGTGTGCTCGTGGGCCCCGAGCTGCACGTGGCCGACAGCAACTCGCACCAGCTCGACGTGCCCAACCGCGCCAAGCCCGATGACAACCCGCGCCCAGTGGTGATCGGCGACGACGTCTTCATCGGCTCGCGCGTGACGGTCCTCAAGGGCGTGCGCATCGGCCGCGGTTGCATCGTCTCGGCCGGCGCGGTGGTCACCTCCAACTTCGTCGCGCCCGACTACAGCGTGGTCGCCGGCAACCCGGCGCGCATCGTGGGGCGCGTGCCCGGCGCGCCGGAAGAAACATCGTCTCCCGCAACCCAGGAACTGGCTGCATGA
- a CDS encoding bifunctional glycosyltransferase/class I SAM-dependent methyltransferase: MNPHDIPVVAVSYNSPELLLGLLSSFRKFYPRNPIHIVDGSEAAHLAKIREVVAGFEGVQLHAMEYNIHHGPGMAWAIQNLNLTGPVLFMDTDVLVIREGFIEALMAELQPGDYGAGGVAYVNRDGFDIDYAYGAVAYLHPPCMLCNVEVMREWPMPIKHGAPMVAPMLALHDAGKSGLLKNLPWCANDVLMGTKKVYIDHIGKGTSTATGSYNLDEWMAEMAEKRKREAADMAARAGSYNPDLLKLMPTGAKVLEVGCSTGVLAAAYQAQHGKTDYWGIEFDPKAAEVARRHCTQVMALDVEGMSDKELGELASRDCWVFGDVLEHLRDPWRLLARIRKVLPPGGCVVASVPNAQHWSLQAKLAIGDFRYTDGGLMDRTHLRWFTRQTLLEMFINAGYKMEAGVPRIFNEPGREKVLPVIRAMAQVTGQSPDQAVADALPLQYVVRFSAA, encoded by the coding sequence ATGAACCCGCATGACATCCCCGTCGTCGCCGTCTCGTACAACTCGCCCGAGCTGCTGCTGGGCTTGCTGAGCTCGTTCCGCAAGTTCTACCCACGCAACCCCATCCACATCGTCGACGGTTCCGAGGCCGCGCACCTGGCCAAGATCCGCGAGGTGGTGGCCGGCTTCGAGGGCGTGCAGCTGCACGCGATGGAATACAACATCCACCACGGCCCCGGCATGGCCTGGGCGATCCAGAACCTGAATCTCACGGGCCCGGTGCTCTTCATGGACACCGACGTGCTGGTCATCCGCGAAGGCTTCATCGAAGCGCTGATGGCCGAGCTGCAACCCGGCGACTACGGTGCCGGTGGCGTGGCGTATGTCAACCGCGATGGCTTCGACATCGACTACGCCTACGGCGCCGTGGCCTACCTGCACCCGCCGTGCATGCTGTGCAACGTGGAGGTGATGCGCGAATGGCCCATGCCCATCAAGCACGGCGCCCCGATGGTGGCACCCATGCTCGCGCTGCACGATGCCGGCAAGTCCGGTCTCCTGAAGAACCTGCCCTGGTGCGCGAACGACGTGCTCATGGGCACCAAGAAGGTCTACATCGACCACATCGGCAAGGGCACCAGCACCGCCACCGGCAGCTACAACCTCGACGAGTGGATGGCCGAGATGGCCGAGAAGCGCAAGCGTGAGGCGGCCGACATGGCCGCCCGCGCCGGCTCGTACAACCCCGACCTGCTGAAGCTCATGCCCACGGGTGCGAAGGTGCTCGAAGTGGGCTGCAGCACCGGCGTGCTCGCCGCAGCCTATCAAGCCCAGCATGGCAAGACCGACTACTGGGGCATCGAGTTCGACCCCAAGGCCGCCGAGGTGGCGCGCCGCCACTGCACCCAGGTGATGGCGCTCGACGTCGAAGGCATGAGCGACAAGGAACTGGGCGAACTCGCGAGCCGCGACTGCTGGGTCTTCGGCGACGTGCTCGAACACCTGCGCGACCCGTGGCGCCTGCTCGCCCGCATCCGCAAGGTGCTGCCGCCCGGCGGCTGCGTGGTGGCGAGCGTGCCCAACGCGCAGCACTGGAGCCTGCAGGCGAAGCTCGCGATCGGCGACTTCCGCTACACCGACGGCGGCCTGATGGACCGGACCCACCTGCGCTGGTTCACCCGCCAGACGCTGCTCGAGATGTTCATCAACGCCGGCTACAAGATGGAAGCCGGCGTGCCGCGCATCTTCAACGAGCCCGGCCGCGAAAAGGTGCTGCCGGTCATCCGCGCGATGGCGCAGGTGACGGGGCAGTCGCCCGACCAGGCGGTGGCCGATGCGCTGCCCTTGCAGTACGTGGTGAGGTTTTCGGCGGCTTGA
- a CDS encoding glycosyltransferase family A protein, translating to MSTPHPVFSVIVTTHLRAALLDRALRSLREQSFQDFETIVVADALDAETAAVCARQLRPQDVFVKRSGAPGPARSRNLALQLARGEWVTFLDDDDTYGPGHLVTALAHARLQAPNGVRVLFSDFDILTEDRSKAPVVPQGRARIALGTQAVDSLYAKNFIPNNALVFHRQALEGCEVDPHLKSQEDWDFLLAVCARHLPVHYAGGEAVVHKDYVNPGTRRGNSEAANDTSVVLDFLHVYKRWPAPTPELKAQRQELLKSAGLALPLEWF from the coding sequence ATGTCTACGCCCCACCCCGTCTTCTCCGTCATCGTCACCACGCACCTGCGCGCCGCGCTGCTCGACCGTGCGCTGCGCTCGCTGCGCGAGCAGAGCTTCCAGGACTTCGAGACCATCGTGGTCGCCGACGCGCTCGACGCCGAGACGGCCGCCGTCTGCGCCCGGCAGCTGCGCCCGCAAGACGTCTTCGTGAAACGAAGCGGCGCCCCCGGCCCCGCCCGCAGCCGCAACCTCGCGCTGCAGCTTGCCCGCGGCGAATGGGTGACCTTCCTCGACGACGACGACACCTACGGCCCCGGACACCTGGTCACGGCGCTCGCCCATGCCCGCCTGCAGGCGCCCAACGGCGTGCGCGTGCTCTTTTCCGACTTCGACATCCTCACCGAAGACCGCTCCAAGGCCCCGGTGGTGCCGCAAGGCCGTGCCCGCATCGCGCTCGGCACGCAGGCGGTGGACTCGCTCTACGCGAAGAACTTCATTCCCAACAACGCGCTCGTCTTCCACCGCCAGGCGCTCGAAGGCTGCGAGGTCGACCCGCACCTGAAGTCGCAGGAGGACTGGGACTTCCTGCTCGCCGTGTGCGCCCGCCACCTGCCCGTGCACTACGCCGGCGGCGAAGCCGTGGTGCACAAGGACTACGTGAACCCCGGCACGCGCCGCGGCAACAGCGAAGCGGCCAACGACACCTCGGTGGTGCTCGACTTCCTGCACGTCTACAAACGCTGGCCCGCGCCCACGCCGGAACTCAAGGCGCAGCGGCAGGAGCTCTTGAAGTCGGCCGGCCTCGCGCTGCCGCTGGAATGGTTCTGA
- a CDS encoding type II toxin-antitoxin system HipA family toxin, translated as MKFDALHLWYLGDPAAPRHVGELKLVSAGKGVSLRYAKDWLAHGFALSEDLPLVDTEFLPPGRLAGDAQRAVGAVDDARPDRWGEKVIRFVDKPKRLSLLEYLYYAGDDRFGALGVSTSATQYAPRPGGPLPRLEDAQQLSEVVAKIEASEPLSTVEARIIAGGGSPLGGAKPKALIDIGGEQWVVKFFNHEPIDSPLIEHATMRLATQAGITVAETRLIPLTGANAVAIRRFDRAPGRRIHSLSAGTAIRAATAAGSEPEMGYPALARILRRIGVTDEGANTQDARELFRRMVFNILVDNTDDHEKNHSLLVVNPFANGRLRLAPAYDLLPSNSGQGYQEFICGAQGRDSTLANAMSQCDAFGLLPAEAAAEVMAVIAVVDTWRAHFAQVGVSARDIESLAERIDGDELLAQRRRFDPAGFQAATARRKKPGPFGRR; from the coding sequence ATGAAGTTCGACGCCCTCCACCTCTGGTACCTGGGCGACCCTGCCGCGCCGCGCCACGTGGGCGAGCTGAAGCTCGTCTCGGCCGGCAAAGGTGTCTCGCTGCGCTACGCCAAGGATTGGCTTGCCCACGGCTTTGCCCTGAGCGAAGACCTGCCCCTCGTCGACACCGAGTTCCTGCCCCCCGGCCGGCTCGCGGGCGACGCTCAGCGTGCGGTGGGTGCCGTCGACGATGCGCGCCCCGACCGCTGGGGCGAGAAGGTGATCCGCTTCGTCGACAAGCCCAAGCGCCTGTCGCTGCTCGAATACCTTTACTACGCGGGCGACGACCGCTTCGGTGCGCTCGGCGTCTCGACTTCGGCGACGCAATACGCGCCGCGGCCGGGCGGCCCGCTGCCCCGTCTCGAAGATGCGCAACAGCTCAGCGAGGTGGTCGCGAAGATCGAAGCCTCGGAGCCGCTCAGCACCGTCGAGGCGCGCATCATCGCGGGCGGCGGCAGCCCGCTCGGCGGCGCCAAGCCCAAGGCGCTGATCGACATCGGCGGCGAGCAGTGGGTCGTCAAGTTCTTCAACCACGAGCCCATCGACTCACCGCTCATCGAGCACGCCACGATGCGGCTGGCGACGCAGGCGGGCATCACGGTGGCCGAGACACGGCTCATCCCGCTCACCGGCGCCAACGCGGTCGCCATCCGCCGCTTCGACCGCGCGCCCGGGCGACGCATCCACAGCCTCTCGGCCGGCACCGCCATCCGCGCGGCCACCGCGGCGGGCAGCGAGCCCGAGATGGGCTACCCGGCGCTGGCGCGCATCCTGCGCCGCATCGGCGTCACAGACGAGGGCGCCAACACGCAGGACGCACGCGAGCTGTTTCGCCGCATGGTGTTCAACATCCTCGTCGACAACACCGACGACCACGAGAAAAACCATTCCCTGCTCGTCGTGAACCCGTTCGCCAACGGCCGCCTGCGGCTCGCGCCGGCGTACGACCTCCTGCCCTCCAACTCGGGCCAGGGCTACCAGGAGTTCATCTGCGGCGCGCAGGGCCGCGACTCGACGCTGGCCAACGCGATGTCGCAGTGCGATGCGTTCGGCCTGTTGCCGGCGGAGGCCGCGGCGGAGGTGATGGCCGTGATCGCGGTGGTCGACACCTGGCGCGCGCATTTCGCGCAGGTGGGTGTGAGCGCAAGAGACATCGAGAGCCTGGCGGAGCGCATCGACGGCGATGAGCTGCTCGCGCAGCGACGTCGGTTCGACCCCGCAGGGTTCCAGGCTGCCACGGCCCGGCGCAAGAAGCCGGGGCCATTCGGCCGGCGGTAG
- a CDS encoding sensor histidine kinase — MRLSKFITENLDVILVDWVAFARVQLPAAANLDEVALLDHGRLILQEIAADMRRPQDDEERQAKSEGNSAAASESPGVPSRSHARQREKQGFEVEQLVAEYRVLRATVLRLWAAASTDAQRQDLEDVTRFNEAVDQAIAESLQVFLAEVDRSRDLFLGVLGHDLRGPLSTIAGCATLDIRSRPDDSRHAAIILRSVRQMKALLDDLVEYTRHRLGSGLAIDPSSLQIDEFARNTLDEIRAISPERTLQLETWGDMMGEWDSRRLHQALSNLVFNAMKYGERNTPIRIAIDGSHDVEVVVAVKNTGKAIPPERLPTLFDPLVRAADDAGGADSQLAGANLGLGLYVVKEIATAHGGRVEVTSTDAMTCFELRLPRICARTSNPAR; from the coding sequence ATGCGCCTTTCAAAGTTCATCACCGAGAACCTGGACGTCATCCTGGTGGACTGGGTCGCGTTTGCGAGGGTGCAGTTGCCGGCTGCCGCAAACCTGGACGAAGTGGCATTGCTCGATCATGGGCGACTGATCCTGCAAGAGATCGCTGCCGACATGCGCCGGCCTCAGGACGATGAGGAGCGGCAGGCGAAGTCCGAGGGCAACAGTGCCGCTGCGTCAGAGTCCCCGGGCGTGCCGTCACGCAGCCACGCACGGCAACGGGAAAAGCAGGGTTTCGAAGTCGAGCAACTCGTCGCCGAGTACAGGGTTCTGCGCGCGACGGTACTTCGCCTATGGGCGGCCGCGTCGACCGATGCGCAGCGCCAGGACCTGGAGGACGTCACCCGCTTCAACGAGGCCGTCGACCAGGCGATAGCGGAGTCGCTGCAGGTATTCCTGGCGGAAGTCGACAGGTCGCGCGATCTCTTTCTCGGCGTCTTGGGTCATGACCTGCGAGGGCCGCTGAGCACGATTGCCGGGTGCGCCACGCTGGACATTCGAAGCCGACCTGATGATTCACGGCACGCTGCCATCATCTTGCGCAGCGTCCGACAGATGAAGGCGCTGCTTGACGATCTTGTCGAGTACACCAGGCATCGGCTCGGATCAGGGTTGGCCATCGACCCATCGAGCCTGCAGATCGACGAGTTCGCACGCAACACGCTTGACGAGATCAGGGCCATCAGCCCGGAGCGCACACTTCAACTGGAAACATGGGGCGACATGATGGGCGAATGGGACTCGCGTCGTTTGCACCAGGCCCTGTCGAACCTGGTCTTCAATGCCATGAAGTACGGCGAGCGGAACACTCCCATCCGCATTGCCATCGACGGGTCGCACGACGTGGAGGTGGTCGTTGCCGTCAAGAACACCGGGAAGGCGATTCCGCCCGAACGGCTGCCAACGCTCTTTGACCCGCTCGTTCGTGCTGCAGACGATGCCGGAGGCGCAGATTCACAGCTCGCCGGGGCGAATCTGGGGCTCGGGCTCTATGTCGTGAAAGAGATCGCCACGGCACACGGTGGCCGCGTCGAAGTGACCTCGACCGACGCGATGACGTGCTTCGAGCTGAGGCTTCCGCGAATCTGCGCGCGAACGAGCAACCCCGCCAGGTGA
- a CDS encoding XRE family transcriptional regulator has translation MPKTTRALLQLPPSTAGAIEKLGADLAVARLRRKESLRSWAQRLGITVPTLQRLEAGDPSVGIGIVATALWLIQRDGELGRLAAPEHDQGAIEMDVREAIELGRARAQASAEARASRAKR, from the coding sequence ATGCCAAAGACCACCCGCGCGCTCCTGCAGCTGCCACCCTCGACGGCCGGCGCCATCGAAAAGCTCGGCGCCGACCTCGCGGTGGCGCGCCTGCGCCGCAAGGAATCGCTGCGCTCCTGGGCGCAGCGTCTGGGCATCACGGTGCCCACCCTGCAGCGGCTCGAAGCCGGCGACCCTTCGGTCGGCATCGGCATCGTGGCCACCGCGCTCTGGCTCATCCAGCGTGATGGCGAGCTGGGCCGGCTCGCCGCGCCCGAGCACGACCAAGGCGCCATCGAGATGGACGTGCGCGAGGCCATCGAACTCGGCCGCGCGCGCGCCCAGGCCTCGGCCGAGGCTCGCGCTTCGAGGGCGAAGCGATGA
- a CDS encoding CrpP-related protein: MTPRSPAHPKRRRRETAELSRQGAKSAARGDSPPVNPMDATENTPPSTGESVEEWRARRDAWQAGYDQQSEAIEQSRPPAGQGRDDEHD, from the coding sequence ATGACCCCGCGGAGTCCGGCCCATCCAAAGCGCAGACGCCGCGAGACGGCCGAGTTGTCACGCCAGGGCGCGAAATCCGCCGCGCGCGGCGACAGCCCACCCGTGAATCCGATGGATGCGACCGAAAACACGCCGCCGTCCACCGGCGAGTCCGTGGAAGAGTGGCGCGCCCGGCGCGATGCATGGCAGGCTGGATACGACCAGCAGTCCGAAGCGATCGAACAAAGCCGCCCACCGGCGGGCCAAGGGCGAGACGACGAACACGACTGA